The following are from one region of the Actinoplanes sp. L3-i22 genome:
- a CDS encoding MFS transporter gives MTVLAPAPRLTDASVKTRHGAGFWMIAAAFLIAMAFSTVPTPLYPLYVARDGFSTFTVTVVFAVYAVGVVISLLLAGHVSDWVGRKKILIPALGLELVAAVLFLTGTSLPVLLGARFLTGLGVGMITATATAYLHELHAVHRPEASKQRFEVVSTAVNTGGLGAGSLLAGLISTYVEGPLRTPYIVFAVLLLVAVAAVALTPETVRERLVKPAYRPQRISADRTVAGYLAAGFAAFAVFGLFTSVAPGFVAGTLHHSSRVLAGGLVFAVFGAAAAAQALTGRLSATAKLTLGLTAQGAGVLVLLTGMYLASLPVFVLGGMIAGIGAGTLFKTAVGTVAVLAAPSRRGEALAGLFLIAYLGLTVPVIGLGLATQAFTPLAAMTGFVALMLALLGTVAAMTARRPA, from the coding sequence ATGACTGTTCTGGCTCCTGCTCCGCGTCTCACCGATGCGTCTGTGAAGACCCGGCACGGCGCCGGGTTCTGGATGATCGCCGCCGCGTTCCTGATCGCGATGGCGTTCTCCACCGTCCCGACCCCGCTCTACCCGCTCTACGTGGCCCGGGACGGCTTCTCCACGTTCACCGTCACCGTCGTGTTCGCCGTCTACGCCGTCGGCGTGGTGATCAGCCTGCTGCTCGCCGGCCACGTGTCGGACTGGGTCGGCCGCAAGAAGATCCTGATCCCCGCGCTGGGGCTGGAGCTGGTCGCCGCGGTGCTGTTCCTCACCGGCACGTCGCTGCCGGTGCTGCTCGGCGCTCGCTTCCTGACCGGTCTCGGCGTCGGCATGATCACCGCGACCGCGACCGCCTACCTGCACGAACTGCACGCGGTGCACCGGCCCGAGGCGTCCAAGCAGCGCTTCGAGGTGGTCTCCACGGCGGTCAACACCGGCGGCCTCGGCGCCGGGTCGCTTCTGGCCGGGCTGATTTCGACGTACGTCGAGGGCCCTTTGCGTACGCCGTACATTGTCTTCGCCGTTCTTCTCCTGGTCGCCGTCGCCGCCGTCGCCCTGACCCCGGAGACCGTGCGGGAGCGGCTGGTCAAGCCGGCCTACCGCCCGCAGCGGATCAGCGCGGACCGCACCGTCGCGGGCTACCTCGCCGCCGGTTTCGCCGCGTTCGCCGTCTTCGGCCTGTTCACCTCGGTCGCGCCCGGTTTCGTGGCCGGCACCCTGCACCACTCGTCGCGGGTCCTGGCCGGCGGCCTGGTCTTCGCCGTCTTCGGCGCCGCGGCCGCCGCGCAGGCCCTGACCGGCCGGCTCTCCGCGACCGCGAAGCTCACGCTCGGCCTGACCGCCCAGGGCGCCGGCGTCCTGGTCCTGCTGACCGGCATGTACCTGGCCAGCCTGCCGGTCTTCGTCCTCGGCGGCATGATCGCCGGGATCGGCGCGGGCACCCTGTTCAAGACCGCGGTCGGCACGGTCGCCGTCCTGGCCGCCCCGTCGCGTCGCGGCGAGGCGCTGGCCGGCCTGTTCCTGATCGCGTACCTCGGACTCACCGTCCCGGTGATCGGTCTCGGACTCGCGACGCAGGCCTTCACGCCGCTGGCCGCGATGACCGGCTTCGTCGCCCTGATGCTGGCCCTGCTCGGCACGGTCGCCGCGATGACCGCCCGCCGGCCCGCTTGA
- a CDS encoding LysR family transcriptional regulator: MELRQLEYFIAVAEEQHFSRAAVRLHVVQSAVSAAIKSLERELGAQLLDRNAKRVLLTDAGAALLPRARIALDAARDARDAVDEVRGGLRGTLRLGVLTSIRMLDLPALLGEYHRRHPDVLLQTSAAPSGSAGLVERLTEHRLDLAFVSLPGPPPAGIRLIDLACARLDLVVPAEHPLAGRASVPITELAGMDFVDSPIGFGNRAVSDRAFAAAGVRRRVTIEISDIGTGVGYAEHGLGIALLPRFLLRDATTVATLEVTGADLSWPLSLAIPADRTPGAATKALIALVRAVFRNPE; encoded by the coding sequence ATGGAGCTGCGTCAGCTGGAGTACTTCATCGCGGTCGCCGAGGAGCAGCACTTCTCCCGGGCCGCCGTCCGCCTGCACGTGGTCCAGTCCGCGGTCTCCGCGGCGATCAAGTCGCTGGAACGCGAGCTCGGCGCCCAGCTGCTGGACCGCAACGCCAAGCGGGTGCTGCTCACCGATGCCGGCGCCGCCCTGCTGCCCCGGGCGCGGATCGCGCTGGACGCGGCGCGCGACGCCCGGGACGCGGTCGACGAGGTGCGCGGCGGCCTGCGCGGAACGTTACGTCTCGGCGTGCTCACCTCGATCCGCATGCTGGACCTGCCCGCGCTGCTCGGTGAGTACCATCGCCGCCACCCGGACGTGCTGCTACAGACCAGCGCCGCGCCGTCCGGCTCGGCCGGCCTGGTCGAGCGGCTCACCGAGCACCGCCTCGACCTGGCGTTCGTGTCGCTGCCCGGCCCACCGCCGGCCGGCATCCGGCTGATCGACCTGGCATGCGCGCGGCTCGATCTGGTGGTCCCGGCCGAGCATCCGCTGGCCGGGCGGGCCAGCGTGCCGATCACCGAGCTGGCCGGGATGGACTTCGTCGACTCGCCGATCGGCTTCGGCAACCGGGCGGTGTCCGACCGGGCGTTCGCGGCGGCCGGGGTCCGGCGCCGGGTGACGATCGAGATCAGCGACATCGGCACCGGGGTGGGCTACGCCGAGCACGGGCTGGGGATCGCGCTGCTCCCCCGCTTCCTGCTGCGCGACGCGACCACGGTGGCGACGCTGGAGGTGACCGGCGCCGATCTGAGCTGGCCGCTGTCGCTGGCGATCCCGGCGGACCGTACGCCGGGCGCGGCCACCAAGGCGCTGATCGCCCTGGTCCGGGCGGTCTTCCGCAATCCGGAGTAG
- a CDS encoding S9 family peptidase, whose product MRTLRRFIAAVLLTAVAGAAMGAPAAASTSVVTRGSLVAVNPITTYESRAQVQGLLTAGGFDAADARYGVSLHQLIYRTVDTRGQVTTASGLVALPVNDARHLRTVSFAHGTSVYRGDAPSVADDLFLTGPAITFASAGFAAVAPDYLGLGAGTGPHPWMDVPTETSASLDLLRAAKTFAARQGIGLDREVYASGFSQGASAALGLSEALQGGADPWFRVAAVAPISGAYALRKAEIPAVFTPEVQPRLAAAYMAYLLTSYDRVHDIYRDPAEVFKPDYVAIGDLLDASHPGPEVLEGVPATVDDLLTDAGRDLLRRPNARFAAALREADSVCEWAPRVPVRLYFSPGDEQAVNANTVACRSSFAARGVRVPAVDVGVDTSYSGMVHEGSELLAVPQIARWFSTMAGSH is encoded by the coding sequence ATGCGGACACTTCGACGATTCATCGCGGCAGTGCTGCTCACTGCCGTCGCGGGGGCGGCCATGGGCGCGCCCGCCGCGGCATCCACATCGGTGGTCACCCGGGGCTCGCTGGTCGCGGTCAACCCGATCACGACCTACGAGTCCCGGGCCCAGGTCCAGGGATTGCTCACGGCAGGCGGCTTCGATGCCGCCGATGCGAGGTACGGCGTGAGCCTCCACCAACTCATCTATCGCACCGTCGACACCCGCGGGCAGGTCACCACCGCCAGCGGACTGGTCGCGTTGCCGGTCAACGACGCCCGGCACCTGCGCACCGTGTCGTTCGCGCACGGCACCTCGGTGTATCGGGGGGACGCCCCGTCGGTCGCCGACGACCTGTTCCTCACCGGGCCGGCCATCACGTTCGCCTCCGCCGGGTTCGCCGCGGTGGCGCCCGACTATCTGGGGCTCGGCGCCGGCACCGGGCCGCACCCGTGGATGGACGTGCCGACCGAGACCAGCGCCTCGCTGGATCTGCTCCGGGCCGCGAAGACCTTCGCCGCGCGGCAGGGGATCGGGCTGGATCGGGAGGTCTACGCCTCCGGGTTCTCGCAGGGGGCGTCGGCGGCGCTGGGGCTGTCCGAGGCGCTGCAGGGCGGGGCCGATCCGTGGTTCCGGGTGGCGGCGGTCGCCCCGATCAGCGGGGCGTATGCGTTGCGCAAGGCGGAGATCCCGGCCGTCTTCACCCCCGAGGTGCAGCCCCGGCTGGCGGCGGCGTACATGGCCTATCTGCTGACGTCGTACGACCGGGTGCACGACATCTACCGGGATCCGGCGGAGGTCTTCAAGCCCGACTACGTCGCGATCGGGGATCTGCTCGACGCCAGCCACCCCGGGCCGGAGGTGCTCGAAGGGGTGCCGGCCACGGTCGACGACCTGCTCACCGACGCCGGGCGGGACCTGCTGCGCCGGCCGAACGCACGGTTCGCGGCGGCGCTGCGGGAAGCGGACAGCGTCTGCGAGTGGGCGCCGCGGGTCCCGGTGCGGCTCTACTTCAGCCCCGGCGACGAGCAGGCGGTGAACGCGAACACGGTGGCCTGCCGGTCGTCGTTCGCGGCTCGCGGGGTGCGGGTTCCGGCGGTGGACGTCGGGGTGGACACGTCCTACAGCGGCATGGTGCACGAGGGGTCGGAGCTGCTGGCGGTTCCGCAGATCGCCCGCTGGTTCAGCACGATGGCCGGCTCGCACTAG
- the prfH gene encoding peptide chain release factor H, producing the protein MSVHLLMSAGRGPQECSWALAQLLRRLEADARGHSVTVERVSSVTGERPGTYRSVLLRISDPGFASSWTGTLCWQAPSPYRTGPGRKNWYITAQPCEVGTPRTTFAESDVDVVAVRTGGPGGQHRNKASTAVRATHRPTGMEVVVDTERQLSLNRRLALDLIRRRLAESDTAAGQESVTARWRLHDDLIRGDPTRVERP; encoded by the coding sequence GTGAGCGTGCATCTGCTGATGTCGGCCGGGCGGGGGCCGCAGGAGTGCTCGTGGGCACTGGCCCAGCTGCTGCGGCGGCTGGAAGCTGACGCCCGCGGGCATTCCGTGACCGTCGAGCGCGTCTCCTCCGTCACAGGGGAGCGGCCCGGCACCTATCGTTCGGTGCTGCTGCGGATCTCGGACCCCGGGTTCGCTTCGTCCTGGACCGGGACGTTGTGCTGGCAGGCGCCCAGTCCGTACCGGACCGGACCCGGCCGCAAGAACTGGTACATCACCGCCCAGCCGTGCGAGGTCGGCACCCCGCGGACCACGTTCGCGGAATCCGACGTGGACGTGGTCGCCGTCCGCACCGGCGGCCCAGGTGGCCAGCACCGCAACAAGGCCAGCACCGCGGTCCGGGCCACCCACCGCCCGACCGGCATGGAGGTGGTCGTCGACACCGAACGCCAGCTCAGCCTCAACCGCCGGCTCGCCCTGGACCTGATCCGCCGGCGCCTGGCGGAGTCCGACACCGCCGCCGGTCAGGAGTCGGTCACCGCCCGCTGGCGCCTCCACGACGACCTGATCCGGGGTGATCCGACCCGGGTGGAGCGCCCATGA
- a CDS encoding RNA ligase RtcB family protein, whose product MPSVALPFSCGASVLSSSVSIFAAPSSWIESSAIDQCHQVAALPGMRHVAGMPDLHPGKGAPIGAAMTSSVLYPFLVGSDIGCGIAVFPIKLKRPVPEKLAARFPDLDVPDHAFFDVAEVPGGYTESLGTVGRGNHFVELARVGTVFDADHADRLGLAAGDLVLIVHSGSRGLGERILRAHTEVHGAGPAEDPAAYLAAHDDAVRWGSLNRRIMAARVATALGAAVTEPIVDECHNSVELRDGLYLHRKGAANGDGRDVLVAGTRGTPSFLVAGHAGAEAGWSVAHGAGRKMSRADALRRGKAKHTIEELRRTAVGSLVVCGDRQLLFEEAPTAYKRIEQVIGDLVSHGLATSVVSTIPLVTYKTADLAPAARGKGRR is encoded by the coding sequence ATGCCTTCCGTCGCGCTGCCGTTCTCCTGTGGAGCATCAGTCTTGTCTTCCAGCGTGTCCATTTTCGCTGCCCCGTCCAGTTGGATCGAATCCAGCGCGATCGACCAGTGTCACCAGGTCGCCGCGCTGCCCGGCATGCGGCACGTCGCCGGCATGCCCGACCTGCACCCCGGCAAGGGCGCGCCGATCGGCGCGGCCATGACCTCGTCCGTGCTCTACCCGTTCCTGGTCGGATCGGACATCGGCTGCGGCATCGCGGTCTTCCCGATCAAGCTCAAGCGCCCGGTGCCGGAGAAGCTCGCCGCGCGCTTCCCCGACCTGGACGTGCCGGACCACGCTTTTTTCGACGTGGCCGAGGTTCCCGGGGGATACACCGAGAGCCTCGGCACCGTCGGCCGTGGCAATCACTTCGTCGAACTGGCCCGAGTCGGCACTGTTTTCGACGCCGATCACGCTGACCGGCTCGGACTCGCCGCCGGCGACCTGGTGCTGATCGTGCACAGCGGCTCGCGCGGGCTCGGCGAGCGGATCCTGCGGGCGCACACCGAGGTGCACGGCGCCGGCCCGGCCGAGGACCCGGCCGCCTACCTCGCCGCGCACGACGACGCGGTGCGCTGGGGCTCGCTCAACCGGCGGATCATGGCGGCCCGGGTCGCCACCGCCCTCGGCGCGGCGGTGACCGAGCCGATCGTCGACGAGTGCCACAACTCGGTGGAGCTGCGCGACGGGCTCTACCTGCATCGCAAGGGCGCGGCCAACGGCGACGGCCGGGACGTGCTGGTCGCCGGGACCCGCGGCACGCCGTCGTTCCTGGTGGCCGGGCACGCCGGCGCGGAGGCCGGCTGGTCCGTGGCGCACGGCGCGGGACGCAAGATGTCCCGGGCCGACGCGCTGCGGCGAGGAAAGGCCAAACACACCATTGAGGAGCTTCGGCGTACGGCGGTGGGCTCGCTCGTGGTCTGCGGGGATCGTCAGCTGCTGTTCGAGGAGGCGCCGACCGCCTACAAGCGCATCGAGCAGGTGATCGGGGACCTGGTGTCGCACGGGCTGGCCACCTCGGTGGTAAGCACGATCCCGCTGGTCACCTACAAGACCGCCGATCTGGCTCCTGCTGCTCGTGGGAAGGGGCGACGGTGA
- a CDS encoding AMP-binding protein has protein sequence MPLLAALLQNADVADFVVTPDRQVTRHELLGWAAGLAAEIAGRRIVAVHAAPGLPTIVAVTAALLAGVPIVPIPPDAGELERAHILRDSGAELILSDDPAAGGATAVPLKKISGGKAGSVPPEPDPSGPGLVLYTSGTTGAPKGVVLSRAAIAADLDALASAWLWTPDDTLVHGLPLYHVHGLVLGVLGPLRLGSRIRHTTKPTPEAYAANPGSMYFGVPTVWSRIAAAPAAAAALKPARLLVSGSAPLPVPVFDAIERLTGQAPVERYGMTETLITVSARADGERRAGHVGRPLDNIHTRLVDEIGNPVPDDGVSIGNLQVCGPTLLDGYLRDGGVRPAELIHGWYPTGDVATIGPDGWHRIVGRASTDLIKSGGYRIGAGEVEDALLLHPAVREAAVVGTPHMDLGEQVTAFVVADPVTPEELIAFVAERLAAHKRPRTVHLVASLPRNAMGKVQKKQLMSD, from the coding sequence ATGCCTCTGCTCGCCGCACTGCTGCAGAACGCCGATGTCGCCGACTTCGTGGTCACGCCGGATCGGCAGGTCACCCGCCACGAACTGCTCGGCTGGGCCGCCGGGCTGGCGGCGGAGATAGCCGGGCGGCGGATCGTCGCGGTGCACGCGGCGCCCGGCCTGCCGACGATCGTCGCGGTGACCGCCGCGCTGCTCGCCGGGGTGCCGATCGTGCCGATCCCGCCGGACGCGGGCGAGCTGGAACGGGCGCACATCCTGCGGGACTCCGGCGCGGAGCTGATCCTCTCCGACGATCCGGCGGCGGGCGGGGCCACCGCCGTACCCCTGAAGAAGATCTCCGGCGGGAAAGCCGGCAGCGTGCCGCCGGAGCCGGACCCGAGCGGACCCGGTCTTGTTCTGTACACGAGCGGCACGACCGGCGCGCCGAAGGGCGTCGTGCTGTCCCGCGCCGCGATCGCCGCGGATCTCGACGCGCTCGCGAGCGCCTGGCTGTGGACCCCGGACGACACGCTCGTGCACGGCCTCCCCCTCTACCACGTGCACGGACTCGTGCTCGGCGTCCTCGGACCGCTCCGCCTCGGCTCCAGGATCAGACACACCACAAAACCAACCCCTGAGGCGTACGCCGCCAACCCCGGCTCGATGTACTTCGGCGTCCCCACGGTCTGGTCGCGGATCGCCGCCGCCCCCGCCGCAGCGGCGGCGCTCAAGCCGGCCCGGCTGCTGGTCTCCGGCAGCGCACCGCTGCCGGTCCCGGTCTTCGACGCGATCGAGCGGCTGACCGGCCAGGCCCCGGTCGAGCGCTACGGGATGACCGAAACCCTGATCACGGTCAGCGCCCGCGCCGACGGCGAGCGCCGCGCCGGCCACGTCGGGCGGCCGCTCGACAACATCCACACCCGGCTGGTCGACGAGATCGGCAACCCGGTGCCGGACGACGGGGTGAGCATCGGCAACCTGCAGGTGTGCGGGCCGACGCTGCTCGACGGCTACCTGCGCGACGGCGGCGTGCGGCCGGCCGAGCTGATCCACGGCTGGTACCCGACCGGCGACGTGGCCACGATCGGCCCGGACGGCTGGCACCGGATCGTCGGCCGCGCCTCCACCGACCTGATCAAGAGCGGCGGCTACCGGATCGGCGCCGGTGAGGTCGAGGACGCGTTGCTGCTGCATCCGGCGGTGCGCGAGGCGGCCGTGGTCGGCACCCCGCACATGGATCTGGGTGAACAGGTGACCGCGTTCGTGGTGGCCGACCCGGTGACGCCGGAGGAGCTGATCGCGTTCGTCGCCGAGCGCCTGGCCGCCCACAAACGCCCACGAACGGTGCACCTGGTCGCCAGTTTGCCGCGCAACGCGATGGGAAAGGTCCAGAAAAAGCAGCTCATGAGCGATTAG
- a CDS encoding metallophosphoesterase family protein, producing the protein MTFTVDEFSEWNQQLLSRQAVTRRSLLLTAMAGLGSQFALARRAFAAGGGTAGSAGVVVSGRHLSFVPGAGDIPLDAMAVTAQLSSSTGALPAKLRAFVDVGDRPGVYGTRVEAGIKHLTGQYAIPGGPVGSQFYAKARITGLKPDTVYHYRVRLSDGTVSGDAHFTTAPESAKPFTFTAFADVGTDTAPKDPAFAWKTAPTPWPKGVFDNRAYGVLDPVGGPKGTDKHPALSMTRLMTTQRPAFTLLAGDICYANPSGTGLPADDTTALTGKAPAGRNLFNPYVWDVFLNQIEPQAAYTPWMFATGNHDMEPVYGNTSYLGGSPTHGYGGHVRRLDFPANGPKGCPSVYRFAYGNVGLISLDANELSWELQSNFGYSGGAQVAWLKETLKRWRTAGSGVDFIVVFFHHCLFSTAHNHASDGGLRAAVEPLFTKYQVDLAVQGHNHLFERTDPIRHGKRTRAAPDGSTVNPATDGTIYVCVGSGGRPRYPFRPAPGAEAPAPAGVTPKGEQLLPEGQRYRGHKPSGKENTTSTVANGYFWAKEKNKPKKGKGAPTGLRVPESVDWSQVRYDGYAFIAVDVVPPTRAGDSTTLTVRTLADALPGTGKPYSEIDRITLKRTSGLLIAG; encoded by the coding sequence GTGACGTTCACGGTCGACGAGTTCAGCGAGTGGAACCAGCAGCTTCTCTCCCGTCAGGCGGTGACCCGGCGGTCCCTGCTGTTGACCGCGATGGCCGGCCTGGGCAGCCAGTTCGCGCTGGCCAGGCGGGCTTTCGCGGCGGGTGGCGGCACGGCCGGGAGCGCGGGCGTGGTGGTCTCCGGGCGGCACCTGTCGTTCGTGCCGGGGGCCGGTGACATACCCCTGGACGCGATGGCGGTGACCGCGCAGCTGTCCAGCAGCACCGGCGCGCTGCCGGCCAAGCTGCGCGCGTTCGTCGACGTCGGCGACCGGCCCGGTGTCTACGGCACCCGGGTCGAGGCCGGGATCAAGCATCTGACCGGCCAGTACGCGATCCCCGGCGGCCCGGTCGGCAGCCAGTTCTACGCCAAGGCCCGGATCACCGGACTGAAGCCGGACACCGTCTACCACTACCGGGTGCGGCTCTCCGACGGCACGGTCAGCGGCGACGCGCACTTCACCACCGCGCCGGAGTCGGCCAAGCCGTTCACCTTCACCGCGTTCGCCGACGTCGGCACGGACACCGCGCCGAAGGATCCGGCGTTCGCCTGGAAGACCGCGCCCACCCCGTGGCCGAAGGGTGTCTTCGACAACCGGGCGTACGGCGTCCTCGACCCGGTCGGCGGGCCGAAGGGCACCGACAAGCACCCCGCACTGAGCATGACCCGCCTGATGACCACCCAACGGCCGGCGTTCACGCTGCTCGCCGGGGACATCTGCTACGCCAACCCGTCCGGGACCGGGCTGCCGGCCGACGACACCACGGCGCTCACCGGCAAGGCCCCGGCCGGGCGAAACCTGTTCAACCCGTACGTCTGGGATGTGTTCCTGAATCAGATCGAACCGCAGGCGGCCTACACGCCGTGGATGTTCGCGACCGGCAACCACGACATGGAACCGGTCTACGGCAACACGTCCTACCTGGGCGGCAGCCCGACGCACGGCTACGGCGGGCACGTGCGGCGGCTGGACTTCCCGGCGAACGGGCCGAAGGGCTGCCCGTCGGTCTACCGGTTCGCGTACGGCAACGTGGGCCTGATCTCGCTGGACGCCAACGAGCTGTCCTGGGAGTTGCAGTCGAACTTCGGCTACTCCGGCGGCGCGCAGGTCGCCTGGCTGAAGGAGACGCTGAAGCGGTGGCGGACGGCCGGGTCCGGAGTGGACTTCATCGTGGTCTTCTTCCACCACTGCCTGTTCTCCACCGCGCACAACCACGCCTCGGACGGCGGGCTGCGCGCCGCGGTCGAGCCGCTGTTCACCAAGTACCAGGTGGACCTGGCCGTGCAGGGGCACAACCACCTGTTCGAGCGCACCGACCCGATCCGGCACGGCAAGCGCACCAGGGCGGCGCCGGACGGGTCCACGGTGAACCCGGCCACCGACGGGACGATCTACGTCTGCGTCGGGTCGGGCGGGCGGCCGCGGTACCCGTTCCGCCCGGCGCCGGGTGCCGAGGCGCCGGCGCCGGCCGGGGTGACGCCGAAGGGCGAGCAACTGCTCCCCGAGGGGCAGCGGTACCGCGGCCACAAACCCAGCGGGAAGGAGAACACCACCTCGACCGTGGCGAACGGCTACTTCTGGGCGAAGGAGAAGAACAAGCCGAAGAAGGGCAAAGGCGCGCCGACCGGACTGCGGGTGCCGGAGTCGGTGGACTGGTCGCAGGTCCGCTACGACGGATACGCCTTCATTGCCGTCGATGTCGTTCCACCCACCAGGGCGGGTGACAGCACCACGCTCACCGTGCGTACGCTCGCGGACGCCCTGCCCGGCACCGGAAAACCATATAGCGAGATCGATCGCATCACGCTCAAGCGGACATCTGGACTGCTCATCGCGGGGTAA
- a CDS encoding lipopolysaccharide assembly protein LapB codes for MAGRRDTALLSFGLPALAGAAPLVAGGITAWPAWLGVLLVAGFSGTVALRGDADPGQPVIAPDGQALYVMQRPLRTVAARGVPADAGYAVRVTTRTHAAVVLAPGGATGPEGHWIPSTGHNLALTVSAPPENPVTVRTLTASVRSTGPFPGSAGLSLISRRMPDLVLSPDLLESLQRSVAAYRPLAVPDAAILLDDRPPAVSPLGTAERPPLLVPAGQARTLVLAPVTEHPGWLRWRLTAEIEDGGRVDVVHWDLDVTAAGGMTRVLPGGATARLPVWEQFPDHWDPANGRPGTEPALGTFDVAAHPAADGTGLLTRPPRPRPDPEPVVAAELRRRAEQEHRAGHEHVAAGLWREAADAGSGPAAYALGVVLRHAGDLDQAAGWLRTAAGRRVFPAFNDLGTVELARGHAEEAEAWFRRAMDEGDWAAVVNLATVAEQRGRADEAEQLLRPAWRMHATRAADALIRLLAGQGRLDEAEELLVRDAEAAPVDGPIPSEPRYVRLFRLAEFLHNVRRDPRAAGVLRAALADPDIPPEAAARARLALTRMS; via the coding sequence GTGGCCGGCCGCCGGGACACCGCGCTCCTCAGCTTCGGCCTGCCCGCGCTCGCCGGCGCCGCGCCACTGGTCGCGGGCGGGATCACCGCCTGGCCGGCCTGGCTGGGCGTGCTGCTGGTGGCCGGGTTCTCCGGGACCGTGGCGCTGCGCGGCGACGCGGATCCGGGGCAGCCGGTGATCGCGCCGGACGGGCAGGCGCTCTACGTCATGCAGCGTCCGCTGCGGACGGTCGCCGCCCGGGGCGTCCCGGCGGACGCCGGATACGCGGTGCGGGTCACGACGCGGACGCACGCCGCGGTCGTCCTCGCGCCGGGCGGCGCGACCGGCCCCGAGGGTCACTGGATCCCGAGCACCGGCCACAACCTCGCGCTCACCGTCTCCGCGCCGCCGGAAAACCCGGTCACGGTACGCACATTGACCGCCTCCGTGCGCTCCACCGGCCCGTTCCCGGGCTCGGCCGGGCTCAGCCTGATCTCCCGGCGGATGCCCGACCTGGTCCTCAGCCCGGACCTGCTGGAGTCCCTGCAGCGCTCGGTCGCCGCGTACCGGCCGCTGGCCGTGCCGGACGCCGCGATCCTGCTCGACGACCGGCCACCGGCGGTGTCCCCGCTCGGCACCGCCGAGCGACCACCCCTGCTCGTCCCGGCCGGCCAGGCCCGCACCCTGGTCCTCGCCCCGGTCACCGAGCACCCCGGCTGGCTGCGCTGGCGGCTCACCGCGGAGATCGAGGACGGCGGCCGCGTCGACGTCGTGCACTGGGACCTGGACGTCACCGCGGCCGGCGGGATGACCCGGGTCCTGCCGGGCGGCGCGACCGCCCGGCTGCCGGTCTGGGAGCAGTTCCCGGACCACTGGGACCCGGCCAACGGCCGGCCCGGCACCGAGCCCGCCCTCGGCACGTTCGACGTGGCCGCGCACCCCGCCGCCGACGGGACCGGCCTGCTCACCCGGCCACCCCGGCCGCGGCCCGACCCGGAGCCGGTGGTCGCCGCCGAGCTGCGCCGGCGCGCCGAGCAGGAGCACCGGGCCGGGCACGAGCACGTGGCGGCGGGGCTGTGGCGGGAGGCGGCCGATGCCGGGAGCGGGCCGGCGGCGTACGCGCTCGGGGTGGTCCTGCGGCACGCCGGCGACCTGGACCAGGCGGCCGGCTGGCTGCGCACCGCCGCCGGCCGGCGGGTCTTCCCGGCCTTCAACGACCTGGGCACGGTCGAGCTGGCCCGCGGGCACGCCGAGGAGGCCGAGGCGTGGTTCCGCCGGGCGATGGACGAGGGCGACTGGGCCGCGGTGGTCAACCTGGCCACCGTCGCCGAGCAGCGCGGCCGCGCCGACGAGGCCGAGCAGCTGCTGCGCCCGGCCTGGCGGATGCACGCGACCCGGGCCGCCGACGCGCTGATCCGGCTGCTGGCCGGGCAGGGCCGGCTCGACGAGGCGGAGGAACTATTGGTCCGGGACGCCGAGGCGGCGCCGGTGGACGGGCCGATCCCGTCCGAGCCGCGCTACGTGCGGTTGTTCCGGCTCGCCGAGTTCCTGCACAACGTGCGCCGCGACCCGCGGGCGGCCGGGGTGCTGCGAGCCGCGCTCGCCGACCCGGACATCCCGCCGGAGGCCGCCGCCCGCGCCCGGCTCGCCCTGACCCGGATGTCGTGA
- a CDS encoding alpha/beta fold hydrolase — MTRTAAVNGISVSYDDYGDGPAFVLVHGHPFNRSMWWPQFSALAAEGYRVIAADLRGYGESTVVPGLTPLETFARDTFALIDHLELDEVVLGGLSMGGQIVMECYRLFADRIVGLVLADTFAQGETPEGHAHRNRVADELLAAGMTGYATENLPKMMAAYNVPAMPRVAEHVHHMMVTTSPAGAAAALRGRAERPDYRKLLTTITVPTLVVVGRDDEFTPVADAELMHHLIPESMLSVIDGAGHLPNLEQPAAFNAALHTFLDQ, encoded by the coding sequence ATGACACGCACGGCAGCCGTCAACGGCATCTCGGTCAGCTACGACGACTACGGCGACGGCCCCGCCTTCGTGCTGGTGCACGGCCACCCGTTCAACCGTTCGATGTGGTGGCCGCAGTTCTCCGCGCTGGCCGCCGAGGGCTACCGGGTGATCGCCGCCGACCTGCGCGGCTACGGCGAGAGCACGGTCGTCCCGGGGCTCACCCCGCTGGAGACCTTCGCCCGGGACACGTTCGCGCTGATCGACCACCTGGAGCTCGACGAGGTGGTGCTGGGCGGCCTGTCGATGGGCGGCCAGATCGTGATGGAGTGCTACCGGCTCTTCGCCGACCGGATCGTCGGGCTGGTGCTGGCCGACACGTTCGCCCAGGGCGAGACCCCGGAGGGGCACGCCCACCGCAACCGGGTCGCCGACGAGCTGCTCGCCGCCGGGATGACCGGGTACGCCACCGAGAACCTGCCGAAGATGATGGCCGCCTACAACGTCCCGGCGATGCCCCGGGTCGCCGAGCACGTCCACCACATGATGGTCACCACGTCCCCGGCGGGCGCCGCGGCGGCCCTGCGCGGCCGCGCCGAACGGCCCGACTACCGCAAGCTGCTCACCACGATCACCGTGCCGACCCTGGTCGTGGTCGGCCGCGACGACGAGTTCACCCCGGTCGCCGACGCCGAGCTGATGCACCACCTGATCCCGGAGTCGATGCTGAGCGTCATCGACGGCGCCGGCCACCTGCCCAACCTGGAGCAGCCGGCCGCCTTCAACGCCGCTCTGCACACGTTCCTCGATCAGTAG